Proteins found in one Cryptococcus neoformans var. grubii H99 chromosome 14, complete sequence genomic segment:
- a CDS encoding RNA polymerase II transcription factor, whose protein sequence is MSFVAPDDRAYYNYSRAPGSAHGVGHESTSPDQRLPSSHSYNKSASAPNESPNQVYHPEMAGPPGSSHSYPPQPMTPLTGSTAYPPQHPPSGSYYLPTQQQQQQQSEQHIPSPPSSSNRPPSATGYTPDGQPIIPVGVSGGKMFRCRGYGDCDKVFTRSEHLARHVRKHTGERPFPCHCGKAFSRLDNLRQHAATVHAEQAQLNETMLASLAPIHAALSQRASREQRRRGEVVEVPKGAVERRRETRKAQAAAAQAAAANGHSQQNSPYAQYHESQWNAPPHPRPRTNGGYDYPYVPEHSLNDDAGPSRRPSSSAGYGYQQGYYDSARPPTAPGTGSSGESMSGLPYPYRPMSASGRELPVPAHYSESEPPATAHGPPPQSPMYGNVPPAQQQPPNWSSPPPGHGAYPPHDAAAYPPPPEGYYHPAHAAHGSYPPREDVYEYHPPGWQGQYPPAATNGGPYAQGYGTGAPPTAPPPHESPFQYNVANPGAEGYPYQNYDSRKRRAEDDFGKDDRKHPRPSSPSNSQVPDSSTAAHANGAHDAPHPHPHPGAAPGNGAMDPPRPHDPNWLPATSERRGSLAISALLGSPPKTMRSRPSTADGGAAGAHGYESYHYDPHGQVSDDQQTGVDKEREKKEEVKQQDDKKTQ, encoded by the exons ATGAGCTTCGTAGCTCCCGACGACCGAGCATATTACAATTACTCCCGTGCGCCGGGCTCTGCTCACGGTGTTGGTCACGAATCTACTTCGCCTGATCAGAGACTTCCTTCGTCTCATAGTTACAACAAGAGTGCATCTGCACCCAACGAATCACCTAATCAAGTATACCATCCCGAAATGGCAGGTCCTCCTGGTTCTTCCCATAGTTATCCTCCTCAGCCTATGACGCCACTTACTGGCTCTACGGCGTATCCACCCCAACATCCGCCCTCTGGTAGTTACTATCTGCCCAcgcagcaacagcaacaacaacaatcgGAACAGCAtattccttctcctcctaGCAGCTCTAATCGACCCCCTTCAGCTACTGGTTACACTCCCGATGGGCAGCCCATCATCCCCGTTGGTGTGTCTGGTGGCAAAATGTTTAGGTGCAGAGGTTACGGTGATTGTGACAAGGTGTTTACAAGAAGTGAACATTTGGCAAGGCATGTGAG AAAACATACCGGTGAACGTCCTTTCCCTTGTCATTGTGGCAAAGCATTCTCCAGGCTCGACAATCTTCGTCAACACGCTGCTACCGTCCACGCCGAGCAGGCTCAGCTGAACGAAACCATGCTTGCTTCTCTCGCACCTATCCACGCTGCCCTTTCTCAGCGTGCTAGCAGAGAACAACGACGAAGAGGTGAAGTTGTCGAAGTGCCTAAAGGTGCAGTCGAACGACGTCGCGAGACCCGCAAAGCCCAAGCCGCCGCTGCccaagctgctgctgcaaaTGGCCACAGCCAGCAAAACTCTCCTTACGCTCAGTACCACGAATCCCAGTGGAATGCCCCCCCTCACCCTCGACCCAGGACTAATGGCGGATATGACTACCCTTATGTGCCTGAGCATAGTCTCAATGACGATGCTGGACCATCAAGGAGACCCAGTTCGTCTGCGGGCTATGGCTACCAACAGGGCTACTATGACTCTGCTCGACCTCCTACTGCTCCTGGAACCGGTTCTTCTGGCGAGTCGATGTCTGGGTTGCCTTACCCTTACCGACCTATGTCTGCTTCTGGTCGTGAACTTCCCGTTCCCGCACATTATTCCGAGTCTGAGCCTCCTGCTACTGCACACGGTCCTCCTCCCCAATCACCAATGTACGGTAACGTCCCTCCCGCTCAACAACAGCCTCCCAACtggtcttctcctcctccgggACACGGTGCCTATCCTCCTCATGACGCCGCTGcatatcctcctcctcccgaAGGCTATTACCATCCTGCCCATGCTGCCCACGGCTCGTATCCTCCTAGAGAAGACGTGTACGAGTATCACCCTCCAGGATGGCAGGGCCAGTACCCCCCTGCGGCGACTAATGGCGGACCTTACGCTCAGGGGTACGGCACTGGTGCGCCCCCAActgctcctccacctcacGAGTCTCCCTTCCAATACAACGTCGCCAATCCTGGCGCCGAGGGTTACCCGTATCAAAACTACGACTCCCGCAAGCGTCGCGCGGAAGATGACTTTGGCAAGGATGACCGTAAACATCCTCGgccatcatcaccttccAACTCCCAAGTACCCGATAGTTCCACCGCTGCTCACGCGAACGGCGCGCACGAtgctcctcatcctcaccctcaccccGGTGCGGCACCGGGTAATGGAGCCATGGACCCTCCACGCCCGCATGATCCCAACTGGTTGCCTGCCACTAGCGAGAGAAGGGGCAGTTTGGCGATCTCCGCGTTGTTAGGTAGTCCTCCCAAGACGATGAGGAGTAGACCCTCGACAGCTGATGGCGGTGCGGCAGGTGCGCACGGGTACGAAAGTTACCATTATGATCCCCATGGTCAGGTGTCCGATGATCAACAGACAGGTGTGGacaaggagagggaaaagaaggaggaagtgaAACAACAGGATGATAAGAAGACGCAGTAA